A genome region from Nocardia sp. NBC_01730 includes the following:
- a CDS encoding ArsR/SmtB family transcription factor gives MVVLRLSPGALSRCRFVISPLAETIGSLIVLQRRTANPALAQWCTQHYAAYREWLSQDEVAAGLLPLLATTNRLPGVVTPPQAGVRTRLADELAQVAAHSDEYLRAVAVEAVAACQQPPDTQWLSSDRLGERVAEVLRAGWKRFVATDWRRRRAVLERDIAYRTSLLADHGLRHAVETMQDGPVWFGDDAIVLNRRPGPDRWIGDDGLVFVPRTTSGGWWVCKAPPRYGLIYSAFGAAAPTATSVSEDPLSVLLGAGRARVLRELVRPATSSQLAVILDVSLGTVSSHLSVLRDADMVTRARVGRIVVYRLTDRGTRLLTVLEPAP, from the coding sequence ATGGTTGTTCTCCGGTTGAGTCCGGGTGCGCTGTCGCGCTGTCGCTTTGTCATTTCGCCGCTTGCGGAAACGATCGGCAGTCTGATCGTGCTACAGCGTAGGACTGCCAATCCCGCTCTGGCGCAATGGTGTACCCAGCACTACGCGGCCTATCGTGAGTGGCTGAGTCAGGACGAGGTGGCTGCGGGACTACTGCCGTTGCTGGCAACGACGAACCGGTTGCCCGGTGTTGTGACGCCGCCGCAAGCCGGTGTACGGACGCGGTTGGCCGACGAGCTGGCCCAGGTGGCAGCGCACTCCGATGAGTACCTTCGGGCGGTCGCGGTCGAGGCAGTCGCTGCATGCCAGCAGCCGCCAGATACACAGTGGTTGTCCAGTGATCGACTCGGAGAGCGTGTCGCGGAGGTGCTGCGGGCCGGGTGGAAGCGGTTCGTTGCGACTGACTGGCGACGTCGGCGCGCGGTGCTCGAACGTGACATCGCCTACCGCACCAGCCTACTCGCTGACCATGGGTTGCGGCATGCGGTCGAGACAATGCAAGATGGACCGGTATGGTTCGGCGACGATGCGATCGTCCTCAATCGCCGGCCAGGGCCGGACCGATGGATCGGCGACGACGGCTTGGTGTTCGTGCCTCGCACGACCAGCGGTGGGTGGTGGGTCTGCAAAGCGCCACCACGTTACGGTCTCATTTACTCCGCGTTCGGAGCGGCGGCCCCCACAGCGACCTCTGTATCCGAAGACCCCCTGTCGGTGCTGCTCGGTGCGGGTCGCGCCCGCGTCCTCCGTGAACTCGTGCGGCCAGCCACGAGCAGCCAGCTCGCTGTAATCTTGGACGTCTCACTCGGTACTGTCAGCTCCCACCTCTCCGTGCTCCGCGACGCCGACATGGTGACAAGGGCCCGCGTGGGTCGCATCGTCGTTTACCGGCTCACCGACCGCGGCACACGACTACTCACCGTCCTCGAACCCGCACCCTGA
- a CDS encoding IS3 family transposase produces the protein MRRMARLLGVSASGYYAYVKRCTATVSTPRQRRRADLTVKILDVHAESDGTYGSPRITAELRARGEVVSAKTVAAIMARIGIEGISPRTFKARTTITDPAASFPPDLVRRNFDQGRPDAVWTTDFTYLTCGQGDMYLCAIRDGHTRRVLAHVVADHIGADVVCRAIDQAVAVRGHPVEGTVLHSDRGGEFTAAMTVNACHRHQLKRSMGDTGICWDNSPAESLWSTYKHESYYRHVYATKTELVAAVDNWINKYNHDRRHSALGMLSPLRYEQFLTDAAKAA, from the coding sequence ATCCGTCGTATGGCGCGCCTGCTGGGAGTGTCGGCGTCGGGTTACTACGCGTATGTGAAACGTTGCACGGCAACGGTTTCGACGCCACGTCAGCGGCGTCGTGCCGATCTGACGGTGAAGATCCTCGACGTCCACGCCGAGTCCGACGGTACCTACGGCTCTCCGCGGATCACTGCCGAGCTACGCGCACGTGGCGAGGTGGTCAGTGCCAAGACCGTCGCGGCGATCATGGCCCGGATCGGGATCGAGGGCATCAGCCCACGCACGTTCAAGGCCCGCACCACGATCACCGATCCTGCCGCGTCGTTCCCGCCGGACCTGGTACGCCGCAACTTCGATCAAGGCCGCCCCGACGCGGTCTGGACGACCGATTTCACATATCTGACCTGCGGACAGGGCGACATGTACTTGTGCGCCATCCGTGACGGACATACCCGCCGCGTGCTCGCCCACGTCGTGGCCGATCACATCGGCGCCGACGTGGTGTGCCGAGCCATCGACCAGGCCGTAGCAGTGCGTGGGCATCCGGTGGAAGGGACCGTGCTGCATTCCGATCGTGGGGGCGAGTTCACCGCGGCGATGACAGTCAACGCCTGCCACCGCCACCAGCTGAAACGGTCGATGGGCGATACCGGAATATGTTGGGACAACAGTCCCGCCGAATCGCTCTGGTCGACCTACAAACACGAGTCGTACTACCGCCACGTCTACGCCACCAAGACCGAACTCGTTGCTGCGGTTGACAATTGGATCAACAAGTACAACCATGATCGACGGCACTCCGCCCTCGGGATGCTCAGCCCCCTACGCTACGAGCAATTCCTGACAGACGCAGCAAAAGCTGCTTGA
- a CDS encoding transposase — MPPRKRRSFTAEYKVEAAHRVIDSGRSIAVVARELGIHETVLSTWVKDERRRIAAAEVGGEKPLDAAERAELLRLRRQVGELEKDNAFLAKASAYFAAMQTNRPGSI; from the coding sequence ATGCCTCCTCGCAAGCGTCGGTCGTTCACGGCCGAGTACAAGGTCGAGGCTGCTCATCGGGTGATCGATTCCGGTCGCTCGATCGCCGTGGTCGCTCGTGAACTCGGTATTCACGAGACCGTGCTCAGTACCTGGGTCAAAGACGAGCGGCGCCGGATCGCCGCGGCCGAGGTCGGCGGTGAGAAACCTCTGGACGCGGCCGAGCGAGCCGAGTTGCTGCGTTTACGCAGGCAAGTCGGCGAGCTGGAGAAGGACAATGCGTTCTTGGCAAAAGCTTCGGCGTACTTCGCCGCGATGCAGACCAACCGGCCCGGTTCGATCTGA
- a CDS encoding transposase domain-containing protein produces the protein MTVAAGRFAAGHLGELTVVVPFELVDAVLEETRSVQRRLRDLPSRVGVYFLLAMCLFPEVGYRTVWGKLTASLTGIPVPAPTAKALRDLRRRVGVAPMRMLFDVLAGPLAQPSTPGVRFGRYRMVSFDGCTSQKVPATAGEPGLAACHRPLRLPDAGIDDAGGDRNPRGDRGSVRTHRAGRDRLRLQAAASTAPGHAGVVGQGLRQQRLPCRSLRDRCPSIGSVAQQPAHPGPDPPGRWLVWRSSPGSRCGSSTPRSP, from the coding sequence GTGACCGTGGCCGCGGGCCGGTTCGCTGCCGGTCATCTGGGCGAGTTGACCGTGGTGGTGCCCTTCGAGCTTGTCGACGCGGTCCTCGAGGAAACCCGGTCGGTGCAGCGCCGGTTGCGTGATCTCCCGTCTCGGGTCGGGGTCTATTTCCTCCTGGCGATGTGCTTGTTCCCCGAGGTGGGTTATCGGACGGTCTGGGGCAAACTCACGGCCTCGCTGACCGGGATACCAGTGCCCGCCCCGACCGCGAAAGCGTTGCGGGACTTGCGCCGTCGGGTGGGGGTCGCGCCGATGCGGATGTTGTTCGATGTGCTGGCCGGGCCGTTGGCGCAGCCGTCGACTCCGGGGGTTCGGTTCGGGCGGTATCGGATGGTGTCCTTCGATGGCTGCACCTCCCAGAAAGTGCCCGCCACCGCTGGAGAACCGGGCCTGGCTGCGTGCCACCGCCCATTACGCCTACCCGATGCTGGAATTGATGACGCTGGTGGAGACCGGAACCCGCGCGGTGATCGGGGCAGTGTTCGGACCCACCGAGCTGGGCGAGACCGGCTACGCCTGCAAGCTGCTGCATCTACTGCGCCCGGACATGCTGGTGTTGTGGGACAGGGGCTTCGACAGCAACGACTTCCTTGTCGAAGTCTGCGCGACCGGTGCCCAAGTATTGGGTCGGTCGCGCAGCAACCGGCGCATCCCGGTCCTGACCCGCCTGGGCGATGGCTCGTCTGGCGGTCATCGCCGGGATCCCGGTGCGGATCATCGACGCCCAGATCACCGTGA